A genomic segment from Mycoplasmopsis arginini encodes:
- a CDS encoding RNA-binding domain-containing protein: MNLGKENETLEFKKTTGELRDAMDDICAILNKHGKGVLYFGVKPNGDVCGQIVSDSSLDDVATHIKTAIKPMIYPSIKEEMLDGLSVIKVEFAGTERPYSSYGRYYKRVHDRAEGMTPDELKHMMLDTDYSSIWENNITTFEIEDVDSKALKSFYARAVNCGRLEPLEEYDEKELLRMLGLMVDDKLTNAGYFLFSSKEPTVLKMAVYATDQRINFLDINRVHDNIYNLIDIATVYINQHMNWRVEFDGKSTSRIEIPEVPVDAVREIVVNAFAHANYRSITEHEIDITPTMIDIYNPGEFPINYKPEDFAERRIQSMPRNRKILDVLYRSKNVEVQGSGIRKVLELCAANNVKYEYYNNEFGFRFSFYRNNVTLNVTKDVTSDVTKEIPKRVNELDSEVILLLKENPVYTREEIAQKVGKTARTVQRSLDRLKEAKKIVRIGNKVSGYWEVID, from the coding sequence ATGAATTTAGGAAAAGAAAACGAAACATTGGAATTTAAAAAAACAACAGGTGAACTTAGGGACGCAATGGATGATATTTGTGCCATTTTAAATAAGCATGGTAAAGGCGTTCTATATTTTGGAGTCAAACCAAATGGAGATGTATGTGGACAAATAGTAAGTGATAGTTCATTAGATGATGTAGCAACACATATTAAAACTGCAATTAAACCAATGATTTATCCTTCAATTAAAGAGGAGATGCTAGATGGCTTAAGTGTTATTAAAGTTGAGTTTGCTGGAACTGAAAGGCCATATTCATCTTATGGCAGATATTATAAGAGAGTTCATGATAGAGCTGAGGGCATGACACCTGATGAATTAAAACATATGATGCTTGATACAGATTATTCATCTATTTGGGAAAATAATATAACTACATTTGAGATTGAAGATGTAGATTCTAAAGCATTAAAGAGTTTTTATGCAAGAGCAGTCAATTGCGGAAGGTTAGAACCTCTCGAAGAATATGATGAAAAAGAGTTATTAAGAATGTTGGGATTGATGGTTGATGACAAGTTAACAAATGCTGGCTATTTCCTATTCTCATCAAAGGAACCAACTGTTTTAAAAATGGCTGTTTATGCTACAGACCAAAGAATAAATTTTTTAGATATTAATAGGGTTCATGATAATATTTATAATTTGATAGATATCGCAACAGTATATATTAATCAACATATGAACTGGAGAGTTGAATTTGATGGTAAAAGTACATCAAGAATCGAAATACCAGAAGTACCAGTTGATGCTGTAAGAGAAATTGTTGTCAATGCATTTGCTCATGCTAATTATCGTTCAATTACAGAACATGAAATTGATATAACTCCAACGATGATTGATATTTATAATCCTGGTGAGTTTCCAATTAATTATAAACCAGAAGATTTTGCTGAACGTAGAATTCAATCAATGCCTAGAAACAGGAAGATATTAGATGTTTTATATCGCTCTAAGAATGTTGAAGTTCAAGGAAGCGGAATAAGAAAAGTATTAGAACTATGTGCTGCCAATAATGTTAAATACGAATACTATAACAATGAATTTGGATTTAGATTTAGTTTCTATAGAAACAATGTCACTCTAAATGTCACCAAGGATGTCACTAGTGATGTCACTAAAGAAATTCCTAAAAGAGTCAATGAATTAGATAGTGAAGTTATACTCTTATTGAAAGAAAATCCGGTTTATACAAGAGAAGAAATAGCCCAAAAAGTTGGTAAGACGGCTAGAACAGTACAAAGATCATTAGATAGATTAAAAGAAGCTAAAAAAATTGTAAGAATTGGAAATAAAGTTTCAGGTTATTGGGAAGTTATAGATTAA
- a CDS encoding type I restriction endonuclease subunit R: protein MVYESVIEETIISLLQNKGYELIDENDNWILNRTLDEFINEDLLKECLIKINKISDMNIIEDAINAIKRLENPSLFERNFDFHKILIDGITIESKDYQVNPLIKFIDFNNPENNVFQVCHQVKFKEGKNTRIPDVIVYINGLPLIVMELKSFDEDATNATLEHAYSQLGSNSEHDGYRYDIPTLFNYNAFLVISDGVYTKVGTLTSKIDRYNEWKSVEGEKGYDDSCVTKLNILFDGLFEKKRLIDFIKNNIFFIIDKNEKPVKIMAQYHQYFGVNKALDSIIKTVKPNGNGKAGIIWHTQGSGKSFSMVMLAHRLLLEKSLNVPTIVMLTDRIDLDDQLYKTFYSARNYLKCEAAIATSREDLVKKLSTIKQGGIILTTVGKFDKENLPKNERNNIIVMTDEAHRGHYGIYETVHYEKNAETEEMEAVFKYGVEKYIRDALPNATFIGFTGTPVSTKDKQTTDIFGDIIDVYDMTQSVIDGSTVKLYYESRLAKVWTNDEILKQIDEYYTDIEKNEKADKNSIERSKAEMSKIKVILEGDDMIELFAKDILAHYEERKGFLNGKAMIVCQTRIAAAKLYKKITEELRPDLKEQVILVVTESNKDTEEQRKLFGNSDYRKELGEEFKKDTSKYKIAIVVDMWLTGFDVPDLDCMYFIKRLKSYNLMQAIARVNRVYPGKYYGLIVDYIGLNEALENALTEYTDRDRETNVQDIKKEIYTILKEKLSILNEWFYKIEKSKFYSKDSLTRFTAIQEGAQFILSDKKKREEPFINDLSLAIKQAFVVCGGIVTPDEKNDVMYYLAIRSYILKLRNKPGVISTKEMNEYVSELLADAIKGDEVKVLTKDKDSSINVIDLLSKEKIEELRKKNPPHVFVEIVKKLLERAIAESRKNNYFKSQEYSKRLRKILEKYNDRDANFEPETTIVDLVSFASEMVSDEKEANKLGIFGRERAFYDALVRDKSAQDLLCDETLKLIARELKEVVEEYAQTDWSNKESTRAKMRTKIKECLKKYKYPPEYTKSAVDDVIKQAEYIMNEF, encoded by the coding sequence ATGGTATATGAAAGTGTGATTGAAGAGACTATAATATCCTTACTTCAAAATAAAGGATATGAATTGATAGATGAAAATGATAATTGGATATTAAATCGTACATTAGATGAATTCATTAATGAAGATTTATTAAAAGAATGCCTTATTAAGATTAATAAGATATCTGATATGAATATCATTGAAGATGCTATTAATGCTATAAAAAGATTAGAAAATCCATCTTTATTTGAACGCAATTTTGATTTTCATAAGATTTTAATTGATGGAATTACAATAGAATCTAAAGATTATCAAGTCAATCCATTAATTAAATTTATTGATTTTAATAATCCTGAAAATAATGTATTTCAAGTTTGCCATCAAGTTAAATTTAAAGAAGGTAAAAATACAAGAATACCTGATGTAATTGTGTATATCAATGGATTACCTTTAATTGTAATGGAATTAAAATCATTTGATGAAGATGCTACTAATGCGACATTAGAACATGCATATTCACAACTCGGATCTAATTCGGAACATGATGGATATAGATATGATATTCCGACATTATTCAATTATAATGCTTTTTTAGTTATATCTGATGGTGTTTATACTAAAGTTGGTACATTAACATCTAAGATTGATAGATATAACGAATGGAAAAGTGTTGAAGGTGAAAAAGGATACGATGATTCTTGTGTAACCAAATTGAATATTTTATTTGATGGTTTATTTGAGAAAAAACGGCTAATTGATTTCATTAAAAACAACATTTTCTTCATTATTGATAAAAATGAGAAACCAGTTAAGATAATGGCTCAATATCATCAATATTTTGGTGTTAATAAAGCGCTAGATTCTATTATCAAAACTGTTAAACCAAATGGTAATGGTAAAGCTGGTATTATATGGCATACACAAGGTAGTGGTAAATCATTTTCAATGGTTATGTTAGCTCATAGATTATTGTTAGAAAAATCATTAAATGTTCCTACAATTGTAATGCTAACAGATAGAATTGACTTAGACGATCAATTATATAAAACATTTTATAGTGCAAGAAATTATTTAAAGTGTGAAGCTGCAATTGCTACATCAAGAGAAGATTTAGTTAAGAAATTATCTACTATAAAACAAGGTGGTATTATTCTTACAACCGTTGGTAAATTTGATAAAGAAAATCTACCAAAGAATGAAAGAAATAACATTATTGTCATGACTGATGAAGCTCATAGAGGGCATTATGGCATTTATGAAACAGTTCATTATGAAAAGAATGCTGAAACCGAAGAAATGGAAGCAGTATTTAAATATGGTGTTGAAAAATATATAAGAGATGCTCTTCCTAATGCAACATTTATTGGTTTTACTGGAACACCAGTATCTACAAAAGATAAACAAACAACTGATATTTTTGGTGATATTATCGATGTTTACGATATGACTCAATCAGTTATTGATGGTTCAACAGTTAAATTATATTATGAATCACGCTTAGCCAAAGTATGGACTAATGATGAGATATTAAAACAAATTGATGAATATTATACTGATATTGAAAAAAACGAAAAAGCTGATAAGAATTCTATAGAACGTTCTAAGGCTGAAATGTCTAAAATTAAAGTCATATTAGAAGGTGATGATATGATTGAACTTTTTGCAAAGGATATCTTAGCTCATTATGAGGAAAGAAAAGGATTCTTAAATGGCAAAGCAATGATTGTATGTCAAACAAGAATTGCAGCTGCTAAATTATATAAAAAGATAACTGAAGAATTAAGACCCGATTTAAAAGAACAAGTAATTTTAGTTGTTACTGAATCTAATAAAGATACTGAAGAACAAAGAAAATTATTTGGTAATAGCGATTATAGAAAAGAATTAGGTGAAGAATTCAAGAAAGATACATCAAAATACAAAATTGCAATTGTAGTTGATATGTGACTTACTGGTTTTGACGTACCAGATTTAGATTGTATGTATTTTATTAAGAGATTAAAATCATATAATCTTATGCAAGCTATTGCTCGTGTAAATCGTGTATATCCAGGTAAATATTATGGTTTAATTGTTGATTATATCGGCTTAAATGAAGCATTGGAAAATGCGTTAACTGAATATACTGATAGAGATAGAGAAACTAATGTTCAAGATATCAAGAAAGAAATTTACACTATTTTAAAAGAAAAATTAAGTATCTTGAACGAATGGTTCTATAAGATTGAAAAATCTAAATTCTATAGTAAAGATTCATTAACAAGATTTACGGCAATTCAAGAAGGTGCTCAATTCATTTTATCTGATAAAAAGAAGAGAGAAGAGCCATTTATTAATGACTTATCATTGGCTATAAAACAAGCATTTGTTGTATGTGGTGGTATTGTTACACCCGATGAAAAAAATGATGTAATGTATTATTTAGCTATTAGAAGTTACATATTAAAGCTTCGTAATAAACCTGGAGTTATTTCTACAAAAGAAATGAATGAATATGTATCAGAATTATTAGCTGATGCAATTAAAGGTGATGAAGTTAAAGTATTAACAAAAGATAAAGATTCTTCAATTAATGTCATAGATTTATTAAGTAAAGAAAAAATTGAAGAATTAAGAAAGAAAAATCCACCTCATGTATTTGTTGAAATAGTTAAGAAATTACTTGAAAGAGCGATTGCAGAATCAAGAAAGAACAATTATTTTAAATCACAAGAATATTCTAAGAGATTAAGAAAGATTCTTGAAAAATATAACGACAGAGATGCTAATTTTGAACCTGAAACTACAATTGTTGATTTAGTAAGTTTTGCTAGTGAAATGGTATCCGATGAAAAAGAAGCTAATAAATTAGGTATATTTGGTAGAGAAAGAGCATTCTATGATGCACTAGTTAGAGATAAATCGGCTCAAGATTTATTATGTGATGAAACATTGAAATTAATTGCTAGAGAATTAAAAGAAGTTGTTGAGGAATATGCTCAAACCGACTGGTCTAATAAAGAATCTACTAGAGCTAAAATGAGAACTAAGATTAAAGAATGTTTAAAGAAATATAAATATCCACCTGAATATACTAAATCAGCTGTAGATGATGTTATTAAACAAGCTGAATATATAATGAATGAATTTTAG
- the smpB gene encoding SsrA-binding protein SmpB has product MPKLISKNKFAKSDYEIHSTYEAGISLLGWEVKSLRAQNVKLDNAFCSISNKNEIWVNNMHISQYMLVKGELDRSRKLLMHSKEILRMKNTADRLSLIIIPISIYWVNNHIKLEIALAKRLKKYDKREKIKQEELKRNLKNIY; this is encoded by the coding sequence ATGCCAAAATTAATTTCAAAAAATAAATTTGCTAAATCAGATTATGAAATACACAGCACATATGAAGCTGGTATTTCATTACTAGGATGAGAAGTTAAAAGTTTAAGAGCACAAAATGTAAAACTTGATAATGCTTTTTGTTCTATTAGCAATAAAAATGAAATTTGGGTTAATAATATGCATATATCACAATACATGTTAGTAAAGGGCGAACTAGATCGTTCTCGTAAATTGTTGATGCATAGCAAAGAAATTTTAAGAATGAAAAACACAGCCGATAGACTTAGTTTAATCATAATCCCAATTTCAATTTATTGAGTAAATAACCATATTAAATTAGAAATTGCTTTGGCAAAAAGATTAAAAAAATACGATAAGCGTGAGAAAATTAAACAAGAAGAGTTAAAAAGAAATCTTAAGAATATTTATTAA
- a CDS encoding DUF2188 domain-containing protein, giving the protein MAVRLVVNHPDGWAVKNPKGQRALRVFKTQKEAMDYARSLKDTTSINVQSKTGAFRKV; this is encoded by the coding sequence ATGGCTGTTAGATTAGTGGTGAATCATCCTGATGGTTGAGCAGTAAAAAACCCAAAGGGACAACGTGCTTTAAGAGTTTTTAAAACCCAAAAAGAAGCAATGGATTATGCAAGATCATTAAAAGATACAACATCAATTAACGTACAAAGCAAAACTGGTGCATTTAGAAAAGTATAG
- a CDS encoding bifunctional 5,10-methylenetetrahydrofolate dehydrogenase/5,10-methenyltetrahydrofolate cyclohydrolase has translation MYKLLDGKKTKEEIQEKIKNELKTLADSQLPILGILQVGNLEESNIYIKHKLNIAHSLGLKTNFIKLEENATEKTIKEAIKKLNEETTGFIIQLPIQTNNVKNINDLLNEIKIEKDIDGLHEVNQKSNFVLNKKSFLPATALGIIILLKKYNIDFENMNIGVVGQSKIVGKPLSDFFEQRNARVRRYDINTSKDDIYKNDLIVVSTGSRGCLNDVKLKDNVILVDVGIHRIENKIVGDIEVDKIKESISYLTPVPGGVGPMTIVGLILNLIKAFDIQNGTNIFSKITNEF, from the coding sequence ATGTACAAATTATTAGATGGTAAAAAAACTAAAGAAGAAATTCAAGAAAAAATAAAGAATGAATTGAAAACATTGGCAGATAGTCAGTTGCCAATTTTAGGTATTTTACAAGTCGGAAACCTTGAAGAGTCAAATATTTATATAAAACATAAATTAAATATCGCTCATTCTTTAGGATTAAAAACAAATTTTATTAAATTAGAAGAAAATGCAACAGAAAAAACAATAAAAGAAGCTATTAAAAAGTTAAATGAAGAAACAACCGGGTTTATTATCCAACTTCCAATACAAACAAATAATGTTAAAAATATAAATGATTTATTAAATGAAATTAAAATAGAGAAAGATATCGATGGCCTACATGAGGTTAATCAAAAATCAAACTTTGTTTTAAATAAAAAATCATTCTTACCAGCAACTGCTTTAGGGATTATTATATTATTAAAAAAATATAATATAGATTTTGAAAACATGAATATTGGTGTTGTTGGTCAAAGTAAAATAGTAGGAAAACCTTTATCAGACTTTTTTGAGCAAAGGAATGCTAGAGTAAGAAGGTACGATATAAACACAAGTAAGGATGATATATATAAAAACGATTTAATAGTGGTTTCAACTGGAAGCAGAGGTTGCTTAAATGACGTTAAATTAAAAGATAACGTTATTTTAGTTGATGTAGGCATTCACCGTATTGAAAATAAAATAGTTGGCGATATTGAAGTTGATAAAATTAAGGAAAGTATATCTTATTTAACACCGGTGCCAGGTGGCGTTGGACCTATGACCATTGTGGGCTTAATTCTTAATTTAATTAAAGCTTTTGATATCCAAAATGGAACAAATATTTTTTCAAAAATAACCAATGAATTTTAA
- a CDS encoding deoxynucleoside kinase, producing the protein MIIGISGMIAAGKSSLSEKLVEHYPNSLLLHEFEENDEVFNTFLKWLYEKRPNLTIGFQSYIIENHSSKFAEIFEELKNKPNVDRHLFLDRFSIEHYIFAKLILKEKEPKYLEAYDALFTKLITKSELPDLVIFLDINFDTFKKRIFERGRKSEIDNWDLNYTYFKNLHDNYYKTFKELADNFQLNFRTIDTNNLTEKEVYDQVIKIIDEEEKQCQMRQLIQE; encoded by the coding sequence ATGATAATTGGTATTAGCGGTATGATTGCCGCGGGTAAAAGTTCCCTTTCTGAAAAATTAGTTGAACATTATCCTAATTCGTTGCTTTTACATGAATTCGAAGAAAATGATGAGGTATTTAATACATTTTTAAAATGATTGTATGAAAAAAGACCTAATTTAACTATAGGCTTTCAAAGCTATATTATTGAAAATCATTCTTCTAAATTTGCTGAAATTTTTGAAGAATTAAAAAATAAGCCAAATGTTGATCGTCATTTATTTTTAGATAGATTTTCAATTGAGCATTATATCTTTGCTAAATTAATATTGAAAGAAAAGGAACCAAAATATTTAGAAGCTTATGATGCATTATTCACTAAACTAATTACAAAATCAGAATTGCCTGATTTAGTAATATTTTTGGATATAAATTTTGATACTTTTAAAAAGAGAATTTTTGAAAGAGGTAGAAAATCTGAAATAGATAATTGAGATTTAAATTATACGTATTTCAAAAATTTACATGATAATTATTACAAAACATTTAAAGAACTAGCAGATAATTTTCAACTTAATTTTAGAACAATTGATACAAATAACTTAACTGAAAAAGAAGTTTATGATCAAGTAATTAAAATTATTGATGAGGAGGAAAAACAATGTCAAATGAGACAATTGATCCAAGAATAG
- the hpt gene encoding hypoxanthine phosphoribosyltransferase, giving the protein MSNETIDPRIDKILFTQKQLEDKIVELSNWVNETYKDSNNLIIVGLLKGCLPFYAQLIKTINIDFISDFMITSSYGGKDKSSGNVKIILDLVNNIEGCDVLIVEDVVDTARTMTKVVSILKSRNPKSLKVLTLLNKPSGRVVDFEPDNFGFLIQKEDFVVGFGFDWEEKLRQLPYIGTIKK; this is encoded by the coding sequence ATGTCAAATGAGACAATTGATCCAAGAATAGATAAAATACTTTTTACACAAAAGCAATTAGAAGATAAAATTGTTGAATTAAGTAACTGGGTTAATGAAACATATAAGGATTCTAATAATTTAATTATTGTAGGTCTTTTAAAGGGTTGTTTACCTTTTTATGCACAATTAATAAAAACTATTAATATTGATTTTATTTCAGACTTTATGATTACAAGTTCATATGGCGGAAAAGATAAGTCATCTGGAAACGTTAAAATCATTTTGGACCTTGTTAATAATATCGAAGGTTGCGACGTTTTAATAGTTGAAGACGTTGTTGATACAGCTAGAACAATGACTAAGGTTGTATCTATATTAAAATCAAGAAATCCAAAAAGTTTAAAAGTTCTTACTTTATTAAATAAACCTAGCGGAAGAGTTGTAGATTTTGAACCTGATAACTTTGGCTTTTTAATTCAAAAAGAAGACTTTGTAGTTGGTTTTGGATTTGATTGAGAGGAAAAACTTCGCCAATTACCATATATAGGAACAATAAAAAAATAG
- a CDS encoding IS30 family transposase has product MNYTIKKYNHLTDSERIIIENYLKLNYSLRMISRLIKRSVSTLSREIKRNTNEFGVYEFKYASLKTKERFRHKYYFKFVDNKKFKNFSKAFLQKYDKKFFGIKSTYNYIKTKTKHCCPSLRTVFNWINTNNWVIKKYQKLRLYYKKGGKRTASVINRLVKSADYVFPIWTRPKSIDLRLEFGHWEADLVLGKRANGYNNVLTLTERKTRIGFARIIQSKSPHTINSELKKIIKDNGLQVKTITIDNGIEFEKIGILARWMNIKIYRAEPYASFQRGSNEHWNGILRREFKKGFNFNTITQEKLDSVVNQINNMTREILNWKTPLQMYLENIK; this is encoded by the coding sequence ATGAATTATACAATAAAAAAATATAACCATTTAACAGATTCTGAAAGAATAATTATTGAAAATTACTTAAAGTTAAATTATTCTCTTCGTATGATTTCAAGATTAATTAAACGAAGTGTATCAACCTTAAGTAGAGAAATAAAAAGGAATACAAATGAATTTGGAGTTTATGAATTTAAATATGCTAGTTTAAAAACAAAAGAAAGATTTAGACATAAGTATTATTTTAAATTTGTCGATAACAAAAAATTCAAAAATTTTTCTAAAGCTTTTTTACAAAAATATGACAAAAAGTTTTTTGGCATAAAGTCAACATATAATTATATAAAAACTAAAACAAAGCACTGTTGTCCTTCTTTGAGAACAGTGTTTAATTGAATAAATACTAATAATTGAGTTATAAAAAAGTATCAAAAATTAAGACTATATTATAAAAAAGGTGGTAAAAGAACTGCATCTGTAATAAATCGGCTTGTAAAATCAGCTGATTATGTTTTTCCAATATGAACCCGACCTAAATCTATAGATTTAAGACTTGAGTTTGGACACTGAGAAGCAGATTTGGTTTTAGGAAAAAGAGCAAATGGATATAATAATGTTTTAACTTTAACCGAAAGAAAAACAAGAATTGGATTTGCAAGAATAATACAAAGCAAATCGCCACATACAATTAATTCAGAACTAAAAAAGATTATAAAAGATAATGGATTACAAGTAAAAACAATAACAATAGACAACGGTATTGAATTTGAAAAAATAGGTATTTTAGCTAGATGAATGAACATAAAAATTTATAGGGCTGAGCCTTATGCATCTTTTCAAAGAGGATCAAATGAACATTGAAACGGAATTTTAAGAAGGGAATTTAAAAAAGGATTTAACTTTAATACTATAACGCAAGAAAAATTAGATTCGGTTGTTAACCAAATAAATAATATGACACGCGAAATACTAAATTGGAAAACACCGCTACAAATGTATTTAGAAAATATTAAATAA